In Burkholderia pseudomultivorans, the DNA window TGTTCCTGCTGCACCTGTCGAAGTACGACCCGGCCGCCGAGAAGAAGAAAAGCGACGACGCGCAGGAGGGCGACGCATCTTCCGACGGCGACAACAGTCAGGATCAGTCCGACCAGGCCGATTCCGGCGACGCCGGCAGCGACGACGACAGCGCGCTCGGCGACACGCGGCTGATCGTCGTCACCGATCTCGGGATGCTGGTCAAGCGCGCGCTCGACGGCAGCCAGGACGTGTTCATCCAGTCGATCCGCTCCGGCCGGCCGGTCGCGGGCGCGACCGTGTCGGTGCTCGCGGTGAACGGGCAGGCGCTGTTCACGCAGACGACGAGCGCCGACGGCGTCGTGCATTTCCCCGCGTTCAAGGGCCTCGACCGCGAGAAGCGCCCGCAGCTCTATGTCGTGAAGAAGGACGGCGACCTGTCGTTCCTGCCGGTCGGCGGCCGTGACCGCCAGCTCGACTTCTCGCGCTTCGACGTCGACGGCGAGCGCAACGCGACGGGCCAGGGCCAGCTGTCCGCATACCTGTTCTCGGATCGCGGACTGTACCGGCCCGGCGACCCGTTCCATATCGGGCTGATCGTGCGCGCGGCGAGCTGGGCGCGCAGCCCGGCCGGCGTACCGCTGCAGGCCGAGATCGTCGATTCGCGCGGCATCACGGTCGAGCGCAAGCCGGTGAGCGTCGATGCGACCGGTTTCACCGAGCTCGACTATACGACGGCCGAGACGGCGCCGACCGGCACCTGGACGGTCAACCTGTACATCATGAAGAACGGTCAGCCCGGCGACGAGCCGATCGGCAGCACGACGGTGCAGGTGAAGGAGTTCCTGCCCGACCGGATGAAGGTCGATGCGAGGCTGTCGCAGCAGGTGCTCGACGGCTGGGTGAAGCCGAAGGGACTGAAGGGCATCGTCGACGCGCAGAACCTGTTCGGCACGCCGGCCGAGAAGCGGCGCGTCGCTGCGACGCTGACGCTGCGCCCCGTGTGGCCGTCGTTCCGCAACTGGCAGGGCTACCGCTTCTTCGACGCGCGGCGCGCGAAGGAAGGCTATACGACCACGCTGCAGGACGGCACGACCGACGACAAGGGGCACGCGGAGTTCGACCTCGATCTCGACAAGTACGCGGACGCGACGTACCAGCTCTACTTCCAGGCGAAGGCATACGAAGCGGAGGGCGGACGCAACGTCGCGGCGAACGCGCAGACGCTCGTGTCGAACAACGACTGGCTGGTCGGCTACCGGTCGGTCGACGATCTGGGTTACGTGAAGCGCGGCAGCCCGCGCACGGTGCGGCTGGTCGCGATCGATCCGAACGCGAAGGCGATCGAGGTAAAGGGCCTGCGTGCGCAGCTCGTCGAGGAGCGCTACGTGTCGGTGCTGACCCGGCAGGATTCCGGCGTATACAAATACGACTCGCGGCTGAAGGAGGTGCCGGTCGACGACAAGCCGCTGGCGATCCCGGCGGCCGGCGTCGATTTCGCGCTGCGCACCGACAAGCCGGGCAGCTACGCGCTCGTGATCCGCGACGCGAACGGCGGCGCGGTGAACCGGATCGGCTATGCGGTGGCGGGCGACGCGAACGTCACGCGCTCGCTCGACCGCAACGCCGAGTTGCAGGTGAGCCTCGCGAAGCACGACTACAAGCCGGGCGAGCAGGTCGAGATCGCGATCCGTGCGCCGTACGCGGGCAGCGGCCTGATCACGATCGAGCGCGACAAGGTGTACGCGCACGCGTGGTTCCATGCGGGCACGACGAGCTCGATCCAGCACATCACGGTGCCGGCCGGTTTCGAGGGCAACGGCTACATCAACGTGCAGTACATCCGCGATCCCTCGTCGGACGAGATCTTCATGAGCCCGCTGAGCTACGGCGTCGTGCCGTTCTCGGTGAACCTCGACGCGCGCCGCAACGCGCTGACGGTCGATGCGCCGGCGCTCGTGAAGCCGGGCGACACGGTGAATTTCACCGTGCATTCGGCGAAGCCGGCGAAGGTCGTCGTGTTCGCGGTCGACGAGGGGATCCTGCAGGTCGCGCGCTACAAGCTCGGCGATCCGCTGAAGTTCTTCTTCCGCAAGCGGATGCTCGAAGTCGGCACGTCGCAGATCCTCGACCTGATCCTGCCGGACTTCGACAAGCTGATGTCGATGGCCGCGCCCGGCGGCGACGCCGACGACGCGATCGGCCGCCAGCTCAATCCATTCAGGCGCAAGCGCGACAAGCCGGTCGTCTACTGGTCGGGGATCGTCGACGTGAACGGCGACACGCGCGTGAGCTACACGGTGCCCGACTACTTCAACGGGAAGCTGCGCGTGATGGCGGTGTCGGTGTCGCCGGATCTGGTCGGCACGTTCGAAGGCGCGACCACGGTGCGCGGCGACTTCGTGCTGTCGCCGAACGTGCCGACCACGCTCGCGCCGGGCGACGAAGCCGACGTCAGCGTCGGCGTCGCGAACAACCTGACCGGCGCGGGCAACCAGCCGGTGCCGGTCGCGGTCACGCTGAAGACGGGCCCGCAGCTGCAGGTGATCGGCGCGGCGACGCAGAACGTCGCGCTCGCGCCGCAGCACGAGGGCGTCGCGCTGTTCCGCGTGAGGGCGACCGACACGCTCGGCTCGGGCACGCTGTCGTTCGGCGCGCGCTATGGCGCGAAGGGCGCGCAGCAGAACGTCGACGTGTCGGTGCGGCCGGCCGCCGCGTTCCGCACGCAACTCGACGCCGGCCGGCTCGAGGCGGGCAAGAAGGCGAGCGTGCCGAACCTGCGGCCGATGTACGACGCGTATGCGTCGCGCGACGCAAGCATGTCCACCGCGCCGCTCGTGCTGTCGGAGGGGCTGTCGTCGTATCTGGTCAATTTCGATCACTACTGCAGCGAGCAGATGGTCAGCGCGGTCGTGCCGCGGTTGTTTGCGTCGAACTGGCTGTCGGTGCGCGCGCTGACGAGCGCGATGCATGCGCCGGAAGCCGGCGCGGATGCGGCCAATGCGAACGCGGTCGCGCAGTTCTTCGGCGTGTTGCGCGGCCGGCAGAACGCGCAGGGCGGCTTCGGCCTGTGGAGCGCGACGCCGGACGCCGATCCGTTCGTGTCCGCCTACGCGATGCATGTGCTGATCGACGCGCGCGAGCGCGGCGCGGCCGTGCCGAAGGACATGCTCGACGCCGGCACGCAGTATCTGCAGAAGCTCGCGGCGAACGACGCGCTCGGTTCGCTCGACCTGCTGCGCCAGCGTGCGTATGCGGTGTACCTGCTGACGCGTCTGGGCAACGTGACGACCAACAGCCTCGCGACCGTGCAGAAACGCCTGCAGGATGCGTATCCCGACGCGTGGAAGAACGATCTCGCGGCCGCGTGGCTGGCCGCATCGTACCGCCTGCTCAAGCAGGACAAGGAGGCCGCCACGCTGATCGCGGGCCCGCAGGCGCTGCTCGAGCGGCGGCCTCGCGCCGACGACGGCTACGCGACGGGCTACTACCTCGATCCGCTGACGCGCGACGCAAGCGTGCTGTACCTGCTCGCGAAGCATTTCCCCGAGCGTGCGCGCAGCCTGTCGCCGCGCGCGATGGACAACATTGCCGCGCCGATCGTCGAGAACCGCTTCAACACGCTGTCGTCGGCGATGACGATCCTCGCGCTGGATGCGTACGCGGCGTCGAACGCGAGCCAGCTCGACCGGCTCGCGATCGACGAGATCCGCGCGGGCGCCGCGACGAAGGACGTGTCGTCGATCCGGGCGAATCTCGTGCGCTCGGGCACGTGGGCGGCGGGCGCATCGCGCGTCGACTTCGTGAACGGCAGCGCGCTGCCCGCGTGGTGGGTCGCGAGCCAGTCGGGCTACGACCGCGGCACGTCGAAGCAGGCGATTCGCAACGGCCTCGAGATCGTGCGCGACTACACGGACACGAACGGCAAGCCGCTCGACAAGATCGTGCTCGGCCAGGAGATCGACGTGCATCTGAAGATCCGGGCGACCGGCTCGGCGAGCGTCGGCAACGTCGCGATCGTCGATCTGCTGCCGGGCGGCTTCGATCCGGTGATCGCGCCGCCGCCCGCGACCGATGCGCAGGACGGCAGCAACGGCGATGGCGGCGACGGCGGTGCGTCGGCGCCGGCCGCGGATGCGCCGTGGCGCTCGCCGATCGGCGTGGCCGGCTCGACCTGGCAGCCGCAGTTTGCGGACGTGCGCGAGGATCGCGTGGTGATCTACGGCACCGCGACGAGCGACGTGCGCGAGTTCGTGTACCGGATCAAGGCGAGCAACGCGGGCCGCTTCATCGTGCCGCCCGCCTACGGCGAGTCGATGTACGATCGCCGGCTGCAGGCCCAGGCGCCGGGCGGGGCGGCGCTGACGGTGGAGCGCGCGCGATGACGCGGTGCGGGCGCGCGGGAGTGCCGGTGCATGGCTGACGCATCGGCGTTGCGGCGCGTGCTGCGCGGCGCGGGCCGCTGGCTGCAGCGCTGGCAGAACTGGATCGTCGGCGCACTGCTCGTGTTCGCGGTGCTGGCCGGATGCCGGCTGTGGCCGCATCCGCCGCTGCGCGACTGGAAGCCATCGTCGACCGCGGTGGTCGCCGCCGACGGCCGGCTGCTGCGGCTCACGCTCGCGAAGGACGACCGCTACCGGCTGTGGGTGCCGCTCGACCGGATGTCGCCGCAGCTGGTCGACGCGGTGATGCTGCACGAGGACCGCTGGTTCCGCTGGCATCCGGGCTTCAATCCGTACGGGCTCGCACGCGGCGCATGGGTCACGTACGTGCGCGGCGGCAACCCGCAGGGCGGCTCGACGCTGACGATGCAGCTCGCGCGTTCGCTCTGGCGGATCAACACGCGCACGCCGCTCGGCAAGCTCGAACAGGTCGCGCGCGCGATCCAGCTCGAACTCTTCTACTCGAAGCGGCAGATCCTCGAAGCCTATCTGAACGATGCGCCGTACGGCCGCAACGTCGAAGGCGCGGGCACCGCGAGCGTCGTCTATTTCGACAAGATGCCCGACGCGCTGACGCTGCCCGAGGCGCTCGCGCTGGCGGTGATTCCGCAGGACCCGGCGCGGCGCGTGCGCGGCGGGCAGGAGGCGATCAACCGCGCGCTCGCCCTGTCGCGTAACCGGCTTTACGCGCGCTGGTTGCGCGTGCATCCGCGCGATGCGTCGCTGCGACCGCTGTTCGCGTTGCCGCTCGCGATGCGCCCGCTGTCGGCGCTGCCGTTCGAGGCGCCGCATGCGGTCGACCAGGCGCTCGCCGCGCGGCGCGCATGGCGCATGCGCTCGGGCGAAGCGGGCGATGCAGGCGACGGCGACGAGGCGAATGCCACGTTCGCAACGACACTTGACCTCGACCTGCAGCACCTGCTCGAACGGCAGATCGCGCGCTACGTCGCGCGCAACGACACGCGCGGCGTGCGCAACGCGGCGGCGCTGCTCGTCGATACGCGCGACATGGGCGTGAAGGCGCTGGTCGGGTCCGCGAACTTCTTCGACCGGTCGATCGACGGGCAGGTGAACGGCACGCTCGCCCGGCGCTCGCCGGGCTCGACGCTGAAGCCGTTCATCTATGCGCTGGGTTTCGACCAGGGCGTGCTGCATCCGCAAACCGTGCTGCGCGACGTGCCGACCGCGTTCGGCCCGTATGCGCCGGAGAACTTCGACGGCCATTTCCTCGGGCCGATCACCGCGACCGACGCGCTGAACCGCAGCCGTAACGTGCCGGCCGTGTGGGTCGCGTCGCAGCTCAAGTCGCCCGATCTGTACCGGTTCCTGCAGGAAGCCGGCGTGCGCCGGCTCGCGAGCGCGCAGCACTACGGGCTCGCGCTCGTGCTCGGCGGTGGCGAGGTCACGATGCAGGATCTCGCGGGCCTTTACGCGATGCTCGCGAATCGCGGCGTGTTCCGGCCGCTGCGGCTGCGCGACGACGAGCCGGTGGCGCCGGGCCGCCGGCTGCTGAGCGCGGAGGCGAGCTACATGACGATGGACATGCTGCGCCAGCACTTGCGCCCCGACGAGACCAGCGGCGCGCAGCCGTCGGGCGTGCCCGTCTACTGGAAGACCGGCACGTCATGGTCGTTCCGCGATGCATGGACGGCCGGCGTGGTGGGCCCGTACGTGCTCGTCGTGTGGGTCGGCAACTTCGACAATTCGAGCAACACGGCCTTCGTCGGCGTCGATGCGGCTGCACCGCTGTTCTTCCAGGTGATCGACGCACTGAACGCCGAGCGCACGCTGGCCGAGCCGCCGCGCCCGGTGCCGGCCAACCTGAAGCGCGTGCGGATCTGCCTGGCGAGCGGCGATCTGCCGAACCAGTGGTGTCCGCAGCAGGGCTGGACCTGGTTCATTCCCGGCACGTCGCCGATCCGTGTGAGCACCGTGCACCGGCCGGTCGTGATCGACGACGCGACCGGCAACGCCGCGTGTCCGCCGTACGACGGCAAGCGCACGCATACCGAAGTCTTCGAGTTCTGGCCGTCGGATCTGCAGCAGGTGTTCGTACAGGCCGGCATCCCGCGCCGGCGTCCGCCGCAGAATCCGGACTGCCGCGACGCGGGGCAGGTCGACGGCGATCCGCCGCGCATCACGTCGCCGCTGCGCGGCAGCACCTATGCGATGCGCGTGAAAAGCGCGGACGATACACGCATCGCGTTCAATGCGACGGCCGACGCGAGCGCGCACACGCTGTACTGGTTCGTCAACGATGCGTATGTGGGTCGCAGCGCGCCGGGCGAAGCGCTGTTCTGGCAGCCGCACACGGCCGGCGGCTACACGGTGCGGGTGGTCGACGACCACGGCCGCAGCGACCAGCGGCCGCTGGCGGTCGGCCTGGAGCAGTGAGGACGCCGCGGCGAGCCGTGGCGCCCCGCCCGCACAGGTCAGAACATGTGATGGATGCCGATGTTCGCGCCGACGGTCGTGCCCGTGACGCCGAACAGCGCGTTGTTGATCCCGAGCCCCGTATCCATCGCCCCGTGGTTGTTCACCAGCCCGACCTGCGCATACAGCGCGGTCGCCTTCGACAGGCCATAGCTCGTGCCGAGCGCGGCGAGCACCGAATGGTTGTGCGTGTCGTTGCGATCGCTCGTCACCCACACGCCGCCGTTGACGTCGACCGCAGGCGTCACCTGATAGTCGAGGCCGCCGCCATAGACGTTGTTGCTGAACGATCCGCCGACCTTGTAGCTCGTGAACGCGGCCTTCGCGGTGACGGGGCCGAAGCGGTACGCGGCGCCGATCGTGCGGCCGACGAAGGCGACCGTGCCGGGAACCGGCGTCGCTGCGGTGCCGCCGCCGTTGCCGTCGTAGAACGCCGCATTGAGCATGAAGCCGCCGTTCTCGTACTTGAGGCTTGCCGAATACTGGCGGCCCGCCTGGAAGTCGCCGGCCTTGCCGCCGAATGCGAACAGCGCGCTGCCGGTGAGCCCGTCGATCGTCGGGCTGGTATACGACACCGCATTCGCATTGAACAGCCCGGTGACGAGCACGTTGTCGACATAGTTGATCAGGCCGCTGCCGAAATGCGAGAAGCCGCGCGGGTCGGAGTCGAGCACCGCGAGCACGAACGGCGAGAATTGCAGGCCGGCCTTGATCTGGCCGTACCCGCTGTCGAGTCCGACCCACGCCTGGCGGCCGAAGAAGTTGCCGTTCGAATGGTTGAACGCGCCGTTGGTGACCGCGAAGCCGCTTTCGAGCTTGAAGATCGCCTTGAGGCCGCCGCCGAGATCCTCGGTGCCCGTCAGCCCGAAGGTCGTGGGCGTCATGCCGGTATCGGTCATCGCGAACTGATGGCCGGCATTCTGCCCGGTGGTCGAATCGAGCGTCTTGCTCGTGTACAGCAGCGCGGTGTCGAGGTTGCCGTACAGCGTCACGCTGCTCTGCGCGAAGGCGCCCGTGCTGGCGGCCGCGCCCAGCAGCGCCGCGCAGATCGTCCGTGTCCTGCTCTTCATCGTCTGTCTCCGTGTTGTTGAGTGTTGTATTACGTATCGCTAATCAATATCGGGAAGCGCCCCGGGAGTGCGCCGCCCGAATGCCGTGCCGTTGGGGCGGCACGGTGTCACCCGGTGCGGGACGATCAAACGCAACTTGCATGCCAGTCGCGGCGCGCGGCTGGTCGATGCGCGACGAAAGCGTTCCGGCCGCGGCTTGTGCGATCGGTCGCGCGGGCCGTCGAGACGCGGGAAGCGCCGCGGGTGGCGGGCCGTGGCGACGCATGCATGAGCCGGGCGGGACGACGGACGTGTTCGTGATCGTAAGGATCACGGAAGAAAGGCGATGTGCGAGGTCGGTCGGAACCACACCGGCTGCACGCGTTTCATTGCGACGGTGCGCCGAAATGCATCAACGGCTGTTGCAGGGATCAACAGGCGCGGCGTCGCGCGCGCTGTCGATCGGCGTCACGCCATGAACGAGCGCAAGCCGTGCAGCGCGCCGGATGCGCGAATGCGCTCGAGCGCCGACGCCTCGATCTGCCGGACGCGCTCGGCAGACAGGTTCAGTTGCCGGCCGATGTCGCGCAGCGACACACCGTCGGCCGTGCCGATGCCGTAGCGCAGGCGCAGCACCGTCGCCTCGCGCGCCGGCAGCCCGCCGAGCGTGGCGGCCATCGCGGCGCGCAGCTGCGTTGCCGCGGCCGCGTCTTCCGGCAGCGGCGTGGCCTGGTCCGGCACGACCTCGCCGAACGTCATGTCGCCATCCGGCGACACGGGCACGTCGGTCGATACCGGCTCCCTGACGATCGCCATCAGGTCGAGCACCTTCGCAAGCGGCAGATCCATCCGGTCGGCCAGCTCGGCAGGCGTGGCGGCGACGCCCGCACGCTGCACGTGGTCGCGGGCGATGCGCGCGAGCTTGTTGACGGCGTCCACCGTATGCGCGGGCACGCGAATCGTCCGGCCGAGATCCGCGAGCGCATGCGTGATCGCCTGCCGGATCCACCACGTTGCATAGGTCGAGAACTTGAAGCCGCGGCGATGATCGTAGCGCTCGACGGCCTTCAGCAAGCCGATGTTGCCTTCCTGGATCAGGTCGGGCAACGGCAGTCCGCGATCGGGATAGCGCTTCGCGATCGACACGACGAGGCGCAGGTTCGACTTGACCAGCTTCGTCCGCGCCGGGCGCGTCGCGCGTTCGATCCGTTCGATGCGCGCGTCGAGGGCCGCGATCGTGTCGGGCGGCAGGTCCGGCGAACGCGCCAGCATTCGTTCGACCGCCCGCGCGGAGAAGCGCAGCGTGCCGAGCAGCGTGGCGGATTCGCGGCACAGCGACAGATACGCGGGCGATGCGGCGCCATGCGTGCGCACGGCGTCGCGCATCGCGGCCGCCAGCGCGGCGACGGCGGCGAGGCGTTCGATCACGGCGCTGCGCGTTGCGGGACAGTCGCGGTCGCTGGCGTCGTCGTCCGGCTCGGCCAGGTACGCGTCTGCGCCCGGTGCCTGCGGCCGGGCATCGCCCGCATCGACGAGGCCGGTCACGTAGGCCGATGCGGGCGCGCGGCGCTCGACGATGTCCCGATGGATCGCCGACAGCACGTCAAGCGCCGCCGGATCGCCGCTCAACGCATCGATGCACGCGGCGCGGCCCGCTTCGAGCTGCCGTGCGAGATCGATCTCGTCGTCGCGCTCGAGGAGCGGTGTCGCGCCCATCTCGCGCAGGTAGAGCCGCATCGGGTCGGTCGTGCGCGGCGCGAGCAGGTCGAGCGCGGCGACGGCGCCCGCGCCGTCGGGCCACGCGGGCGAGCGTGCGGCCGGCGAGAAATGGCGGTCGAGCGCCCAGCCGCCACGCGCGTCGACGGCGTCGTGCACCGCAATGCCGAGTTCGCCGAGTGTCGAAGCCGCGGCTGCGATGCCGGCGTCGTCGGCGTCCTCGTCGGGCAGCGCGTCGACGATGTCGCCGCGCGTCACGAATCCGCGCGCGAGACCGGTCGCGATCAGCGCATGCAGGCGCGGCGCGGCGCCGTCCGGCGCATCGCGCTCGGCGCCGGCCAGTGCGTCGACGTGCTGGCCGGGCGCCACGCCGTGCCGGCCGCCGTCGGCGGCCAGCGGTGCGCACGCGTGGCCGACTTCGTGCGCCGCCCGATCGCGTGCGCGGTCAGGCCCGCTTCGCATACACGTTGCACCAGCCTTCGGCGGCAACGAGCTTGCCCGCGAACATTGGGCACGTGCCGGTCGCATCGGACGCGCCGCCGCTGTAGAAGCGGCAGTTCGCGCAACGCTGGCCGGGCTGGTACTTCGGGAATTGCGCGGCATCGACGGTCGACGCCTTCGCGCGATAGCCGAGGGTCTTGGCGCTGGCGTCGGCTTCGTCGACGACGGGCGGCGCGGCGAGTGCGGTGCGCGCGGCGGCGAGCGTGGCGCACAGGCCGATCGTGCGGACGATGAAGGTTCTGCGAGTCTGGACAGTCACTTTGGTTTCCTGATGAATGAACAATGGCGATCGAACGAGGCGCGACGCTGAAGCGCGCGCCGCGTCCGCTTACTGGCTGGCTTCCTTGTGACCGGCGGGGCCGACGACGAGCGGCGTCGTCGATGCGCGCGCCGCATCGGCGGTCAGCTTGTCCTTGCCGGGCAGGTAGCCGTTCGACGACAGCAGGAACGCCATCAGGTCGGCATACTCTTCGTCCTTCATCTTGCCCGGCTGGTCGGCGGGCATGTTGGTGGACATGTAGCCGAAGATGCCGCCGATCGTCAGGTGCGAGTGGGACAACGGCGCGAACGACGGGCCGCTCAGCGCGGGCGCCGTATTGCCTTCGAGGTTCGCGCCGTGGCATTTCGCGCACGCGTCGCCGTACAACTGCTTGCCATGCGCAACCTGCGCGGCATCGAATGCCGGCGCGTCGCCGCCGGTGCCGGCCGCTACCTTGATGAAGCCGCCCGCGGCGGCCGTGCCGCGCACCGCGACGACGGCGGCGCGCAGCCGGCCGGCGGACGCGACCGCGCCGTCGAGAAAGCGCGGCGCCGCATGCGTGTCGCGCGCTTCCTGGGCGTTGTCGGGCAGCGTCCACTTGCGGGTCAGCGCGGCGAGACGGCCGTTGTCCTTCATGCGCGACAAGGCCGCGTCGACGCGCTGCTGCAGCTCGGCCGAGCGCGCGCCGAACGCGAACACGAGCTGCCAGCCTGCGTACGGCGACGACGTCGGCCCGATGCGGAACGCCTGTTTCGGATGCGCGGCCTGGTACGCGACGACCGCCGGATACCAGACGATCGCGCGCTGCGCGCGGCCGGTCGCCACCGCATCGACGGTGCGCTCG includes these proteins:
- a CDS encoding sigma-70 family RNA polymerase sigma factor is translated as MRSGPDRARDRAAHEVGHACAPLAADGGRHGVAPGQHVDALAGAERDAPDGAAPRLHALIATGLARGFVTRGDIVDALPDEDADDAGIAAAASTLGELGIAVHDAVDARGGWALDRHFSPAARSPAWPDGAGAVAALDLLAPRTTDPMRLYLREMGATPLLERDDEIDLARQLEAGRAACIDALSGDPAALDVLSAIHRDIVERRAPASAYVTGLVDAGDARPQAPGADAYLAEPDDDASDRDCPATRSAVIERLAAVAALAAAMRDAVRTHGAASPAYLSLCRESATLLGTLRFSARAVERMLARSPDLPPDTIAALDARIERIERATRPARTKLVKSNLRLVVSIAKRYPDRGLPLPDLIQEGNIGLLKAVERYDHRRGFKFSTYATWWIRQAITHALADLGRTIRVPAHTVDAVNKLARIARDHVQRAGVAATPAELADRMDLPLAKVLDLMAIVREPVSTDVPVSPDGDMTFGEVVPDQATPLPEDAAAATQLRAAMAATLGGLPAREATVLRLRYGIGTADGVSLRDIGRQLNLSAERVRQIEASALERIRASGALHGLRSFMA
- a CDS encoding alpha-2-macroglobulin family protein, with amino-acid sequence MDLLRFLLLLPIRAIGFVWRLLGRVLRPLVGDVSWTAPAWLGLTATAVRRRPWHAGGAVLLAAALAAGGYWYKHRPKPPEPATVGFTVKAPAVTAYEVDDSGKPKVTVHPLEVAFAQSAAPIELVGKPAGQGIEMTPALKGAWEWADDKTLRFTPAADWPVGAHVEVRFAVRQAFAPQVTLQDDHFAFDIPAFAMQSSDNAFYQNPDNPAEKQALLQLNFNYPVDPAELEKRIGLVLVGRDGKTTTPLRYTVSYDTMKMRAWVRSQPLEIPHDPLSARLDVDKGVKSARGGAGTQAALQAAVAVPGLYSLSIGDVSPTLVDNERYEPEQVLVAQASDGVRSAELAARAKAWVLPKRKPGVDQSDDDPPYEWNLADISDAVLKQSKPLPLEAIPTEDDYATMQSFKYHATPGDRVYVRFDDGLKSAGGYLLGKPVTRAFTVPDYPKLLRFMADGSLLSMSGSKRLSVVSRNLPGMKVEIGRVVPDQLQHLVSFNNGSYSHPELSYSFSEDHIVERFVQKRAFPAGDPGKAHYEGIDLGQYLKGGKRGVFLLHLSKYDPAAEKKKSDDAQEGDASSDGDNSQDQSDQADSGDAGSDDDSALGDTRLIVVTDLGMLVKRALDGSQDVFIQSIRSGRPVAGATVSVLAVNGQALFTQTTSADGVVHFPAFKGLDREKRPQLYVVKKDGDLSFLPVGGRDRQLDFSRFDVDGERNATGQGQLSAYLFSDRGLYRPGDPFHIGLIVRAASWARSPAGVPLQAEIVDSRGITVERKPVSVDATGFTELDYTTAETAPTGTWTVNLYIMKNGQPGDEPIGSTTVQVKEFLPDRMKVDARLSQQVLDGWVKPKGLKGIVDAQNLFGTPAEKRRVAATLTLRPVWPSFRNWQGYRFFDARRAKEGYTTTLQDGTTDDKGHAEFDLDLDKYADATYQLYFQAKAYEAEGGRNVAANAQTLVSNNDWLVGYRSVDDLGYVKRGSPRTVRLVAIDPNAKAIEVKGLRAQLVEERYVSVLTRQDSGVYKYDSRLKEVPVDDKPLAIPAAGVDFALRTDKPGSYALVIRDANGGAVNRIGYAVAGDANVTRSLDRNAELQVSLAKHDYKPGEQVEIAIRAPYAGSGLITIERDKVYAHAWFHAGTTSSIQHITVPAGFEGNGYINVQYIRDPSSDEIFMSPLSYGVVPFSVNLDARRNALTVDAPALVKPGDTVNFTVHSAKPAKVVVFAVDEGILQVARYKLGDPLKFFFRKRMLEVGTSQILDLILPDFDKLMSMAAPGGDADDAIGRQLNPFRRKRDKPVVYWSGIVDVNGDTRVSYTVPDYFNGKLRVMAVSVSPDLVGTFEGATTVRGDFVLSPNVPTTLAPGDEADVSVGVANNLTGAGNQPVPVAVTLKTGPQLQVIGAATQNVALAPQHEGVALFRVRATDTLGSGTLSFGARYGAKGAQQNVDVSVRPAAAFRTQLDAGRLEAGKKASVPNLRPMYDAYASRDASMSTAPLVLSEGLSSYLVNFDHYCSEQMVSAVVPRLFASNWLSVRALTSAMHAPEAGADAANANAVAQFFGVLRGRQNAQGGFGLWSATPDADPFVSAYAMHVLIDARERGAAVPKDMLDAGTQYLQKLAANDALGSLDLLRQRAYAVYLLTRLGNVTTNSLATVQKRLQDAYPDAWKNDLAAAWLAASYRLLKQDKEAATLIAGPQALLERRPRADDGYATGYYLDPLTRDASVLYLLAKHFPERARSLSPRAMDNIAAPIVENRFNTLSSAMTILALDAYAASNASQLDRLAIDEIRAGAATKDVSSIRANLVRSGTWAAGASRVDFVNGSALPAWWVASQSGYDRGTSKQAIRNGLEIVRDYTDTNGKPLDKIVLGQEIDVHLKIRATGSASVGNVAIVDLLPGGFDPVIAPPPATDAQDGSNGDGGDGGASAPAADAPWRSPIGVAGSTWQPQFADVREDRVVIYGTATSDVREFVYRIKASNAGRFIVPPAYGESMYDRRLQAQAPGGAALTVERAR
- a CDS encoding high-potential iron-sulfur protein; amino-acid sequence: MTVQTRRTFIVRTIGLCATLAAARTALAAPPVVDEADASAKTLGYRAKASTVDAAQFPKYQPGQRCANCRFYSGGASDATGTCPMFAGKLVAAEGWCNVYAKRA
- the pbpC gene encoding penicillin-binding protein 1C, which encodes MADASALRRVLRGAGRWLQRWQNWIVGALLVFAVLAGCRLWPHPPLRDWKPSSTAVVAADGRLLRLTLAKDDRYRLWVPLDRMSPQLVDAVMLHEDRWFRWHPGFNPYGLARGAWVTYVRGGNPQGGSTLTMQLARSLWRINTRTPLGKLEQVARAIQLELFYSKRQILEAYLNDAPYGRNVEGAGTASVVYFDKMPDALTLPEALALAVIPQDPARRVRGGQEAINRALALSRNRLYARWLRVHPRDASLRPLFALPLAMRPLSALPFEAPHAVDQALAARRAWRMRSGEAGDAGDGDEANATFATTLDLDLQHLLERQIARYVARNDTRGVRNAAALLVDTRDMGVKALVGSANFFDRSIDGQVNGTLARRSPGSTLKPFIYALGFDQGVLHPQTVLRDVPTAFGPYAPENFDGHFLGPITATDALNRSRNVPAVWVASQLKSPDLYRFLQEAGVRRLASAQHYGLALVLGGGEVTMQDLAGLYAMLANRGVFRPLRLRDDEPVAPGRRLLSAEASYMTMDMLRQHLRPDETSGAQPSGVPVYWKTGTSWSFRDAWTAGVVGPYVLVVWVGNFDNSSNTAFVGVDAAAPLFFQVIDALNAERTLAEPPRPVPANLKRVRICLASGDLPNQWCPQQGWTWFIPGTSPIRVSTVHRPVVIDDATGNAACPPYDGKRTHTEVFEFWPSDLQQVFVQAGIPRRRPPQNPDCRDAGQVDGDPPRITSPLRGSTYAMRVKSADDTRIAFNATADASAHTLYWFVNDAYVGRSAPGEALFWQPHTAGGYTVRVVDDHGRSDQRPLAVGLEQ
- a CDS encoding c-type cytochrome translates to MNTRLIPLAAACALAAGAALTPAPAAAAATVRVCSLPGTPTAALDTAVAREAFRLAGIAATFSTRGIDGGDDDDGISAHELVKSLDRHCDVIAGFPRSAIADASDTTLLFSQGYLRSGYVSVALRHARTAPAGKEVVAATYASPAQLIAVQQQNVRFDLENTSERTVDAVATGRAQRAIVWYPAVVAYQAAHPKQAFRIGPTSSPYAGWQLVFAFGARSAELQQRVDAALSRMKDNGRLAALTRKWTLPDNAQEARDTHAAPRFLDGAVASAGRLRAAVVAVRGTAAAGGFIKVAAGTGGDAPAFDAAQVAHGKQLYGDACAKCHGANLEGNTAPALSGPSFAPLSHSHLTIGGIFGYMSTNMPADQPGKMKDEEYADLMAFLLSSNGYLPGKDKLTADAARASTTPLVVGPAGHKEASQ
- a CDS encoding porin, encoding MKSRTRTICAALLGAAASTGAFAQSSVTLYGNLDTALLYTSKTLDSTTGQNAGHQFAMTDTGMTPTTFGLTGTEDLGGGLKAIFKLESGFAVTNGAFNHSNGNFFGRQAWVGLDSGYGQIKAGLQFSPFVLAVLDSDPRGFSHFGSGLINYVDNVLVTGLFNANAVSYTSPTIDGLTGSALFAFGGKAGDFQAGRQYSASLKYENGGFMLNAAFYDGNGGGTAATPVPGTVAFVGRTIGAAYRFGPVTAKAAFTSYKVGGSFSNNVYGGGLDYQVTPAVDVNGGVWVTSDRNDTHNHSVLAALGTSYGLSKATALYAQVGLVNNHGAMDTGLGINNALFGVTGTTVGANIGIHHMF